A genomic segment from [Flavobacterium] thermophilum encodes:
- the yhbO gene encoding isoprenoid biosynthesis protein with amidotransferase-like domain, producing MSKKVLIITGDAVDALEVYYPYYRLLEEGHDVTIAAPKKKKLHTVVHDFVDWDTYVEKQGYLIDAHASFAEVDPAQYDGLVIPGGRAPEYIRLDENVQRIVRHFFEANKPIAAICHASLIFETMPDLLKGRSLTAYIACKPGVEALGATYVSDNTVHVDGNLVSAHAWPDLPAFMREFLRLLQ from the coding sequence ATGAGCAAAAAAGTGCTGATCATCACGGGTGATGCTGTTGATGCGCTGGAGGTGTATTATCCGTATTATCGTTTGTTGGAGGAAGGGCATGACGTAACGATTGCCGCGCCGAAGAAAAAGAAACTGCACACCGTTGTCCATGATTTTGTCGACTGGGATACGTATGTGGAAAAACAAGGCTATTTGATCGACGCCCATGCGTCGTTCGCCGAAGTCGATCCGGCGCAATACGACGGATTGGTCATTCCGGGCGGGCGGGCGCCGGAATACATTCGCCTTGATGAAAACGTGCAGCGCATCGTTCGCCATTTCTTTGAGGCGAATAAGCCGATTGCCGCCATTTGCCACGCCTCGCTCATTTTTGAAACAATGCCGGATTTGCTGAAAGGACGGAGTTTGACAGCGTATATTGCCTGCAAACCCGGTGTCGAAGCGCTCGGAGCAACGTATGTGTCTGACAATACGGTCCATGTTGACGGCAACCTTGTCTCCGCCCATGCGTGGCCGGATTTGCCGGCGTTTATGCGTGAGTTCCTTCGATTGCTCCAATAG
- the yhbE gene encoding Uncharacterized inner membrane transporter yhbE — protein sequence MREKLFLVLANLFWAGNYVIGKSVIAETGPFWLTLIRWCAAFIVLAPVSYWLERPRYQDIIKQYWLPLAAAGGLGVIGYNLLLYGALAYTSPMNAAIVNSLNPAIIVVLSYALLRERLSKTNIAGFLLSLAGVLFILTDGHIAHVFRTDYNRGDLMMLAAGVVWALYSIIGKKLPVPPITATTCSVFFSLLLLWPFAFFYPFPADHISAAGLAGLVYICLFPSILSFLFWNISVQKVGPSHAGVYLNLIAVFTAVITFLLGGALSVLQLAGGAIVLFGVYLATKAPKVKTEQVDIAG from the coding sequence ATGAGAGAAAAGCTGTTTCTCGTGCTGGCCAACTTGTTTTGGGCCGGCAATTATGTTATCGGCAAGTCAGTCATCGCCGAAACAGGCCCATTTTGGCTGACATTGATCCGCTGGTGCGCCGCTTTTATCGTGTTGGCGCCCGTATCGTACTGGCTTGAGCGGCCGCGCTACCAAGACATCATCAAACAATATTGGCTTCCGCTCGCTGCGGCCGGGGGGCTTGGCGTCATCGGCTATAACTTGCTTTTATACGGCGCGCTCGCCTATACATCGCCGATGAACGCGGCGATTGTCAACTCGCTCAATCCGGCGATTATCGTCGTGTTGTCGTATGCGCTGCTGCGGGAGCGGCTGTCGAAAACCAATATTGCCGGCTTTTTGTTGTCGCTGGCCGGCGTATTGTTTATTTTAACGGATGGGCATATAGCGCACGTCTTCCGAACGGACTACAACCGCGGCGATTTGATGATGCTCGCCGCCGGCGTCGTCTGGGCGCTGTATTCGATCATCGGCAAAAAACTACCCGTCCCACCGATTACAGCGACAACGTGCTCCGTTTTTTTTAGCTTGCTGCTGCTGTGGCCGTTCGCATTCTTTTATCCGTTTCCAGCTGATCACATAAGTGCAGCTGGGCTCGCCGGATTGGTCTATATTTGCTTGTTTCCGTCCATTCTTTCCTTCTTATTTTGGAACATCTCAGTGCAAAAAGTCGGTCCGAGCCATGCCGGTGTATATTTAAACTTAATTGCCGTATTTACCGCTGTGATCACGTTTTTGCTTGGCGGTGCTCTATCCGTCCTGCAGCTGGCCGGCGGCGCAATCGTCTTGTTCGGCGTCTATTTGGCGACAAAAGCGCCGAAAGTGAAGACGGAACAAGTGGATATCGCAGGATGA
- the maeB_1 gene encoding NADP-dependent malic enzyme, whose amino-acid sequence MALPGGAAMNITIRLQFEKDIVSFSDIAAAIGKAGGDIVGIDVISSSKVHTVRDITVSALDTKQCDLIIEALKKIRGVKIVNVSDRTFLMHIGGKIETNSKIPVKTRDDLSRVYTPGVARVCTAIAEDPRKAYSLTIKRNTVAVVSDGTAVLGLGDIGPYAAMPVMEGKAMLFKEFAGVDAFPICLDTKDTEEIIQIVKAIAPAFGGINLEDISAPRCFEIEKRLKEELDIPVFHDDQHGTAVVLLAGLLNALKIVDKKLEDIKVVLTGIGAAGIACTKILLAAGVRNIIGVDRYGAIHRDETYENPYWQEYAQITNPDNLKGSLSDVIAGADVFIGVSAPGILKVDDVKKMARDPIVFAMANPIPEIDPELAEPYVRVMATGRSDYPNQINNVLCFPGIFRGALDCRAREINEEMKLAAAKAIASVVTEDELSESYIIPSVFNSKVVERVRQAVVEAAYRTGVARKDNIPVGGYTGQ is encoded by the coding sequence ATGGCATTACCAGGCGGGGCAGCGATGAACATTACGATTCGTCTCCAGTTCGAAAAAGATATCGTCTCGTTCAGCGATATCGCCGCAGCCATTGGCAAAGCGGGCGGAGACATCGTCGGCATTGACGTCATCTCATCAAGCAAAGTTCATACGGTGCGCGACATCACCGTCAGCGCCCTTGATACGAAGCAGTGCGACTTGATCATTGAGGCACTGAAAAAAATTCGCGGCGTCAAAATTGTGAACGTTTCCGACCGCACGTTTTTGATGCACATCGGGGGGAAAATTGAAACAAATTCAAAAATCCCAGTGAAAACGCGCGACGACTTGTCGCGGGTGTACACGCCGGGCGTGGCGCGCGTCTGCACGGCCATCGCTGAAGATCCGCGCAAGGCGTATTCGTTGACAATTAAACGCAATACGGTCGCAGTTGTCTCGGACGGCACGGCCGTGCTCGGGCTGGGCGACATCGGCCCGTACGCGGCGATGCCGGTCATGGAAGGGAAAGCGATGCTGTTTAAGGAATTTGCCGGAGTGGACGCGTTCCCGATTTGTTTGGATACGAAAGACACGGAAGAAATCATTCAAATTGTGAAAGCGATTGCCCCGGCGTTTGGCGGCATTAATCTCGAAGACATTTCCGCTCCGCGCTGCTTTGAGATTGAAAAGCGGTTGAAGGAAGAGCTCGACATCCCGGTGTTCCATGATGATCAACACGGCACGGCGGTCGTGCTCTTGGCCGGGTTGCTCAACGCGTTGAAAATCGTCGACAAAAAGCTCGAGGACATTAAAGTGGTTCTCACCGGCATTGGCGCCGCTGGCATTGCCTGCACGAAAATTTTGCTCGCTGCCGGCGTGCGCAACATTATTGGGGTGGACCGCTATGGCGCCATCCATCGCGATGAAACGTACGAAAATCCGTATTGGCAAGAGTATGCGCAAATCACCAATCCCGATAATCTCAAAGGAAGCTTGTCGGATGTGATCGCCGGCGCAGATGTATTTATCGGTGTTTCCGCCCCGGGCATTTTGAAAGTGGATGACGTGAAAAAGATGGCGCGCGACCCAATCGTGTTTGCGATGGCCAACCCGATTCCGGAAATTGATCCGGAGCTGGCCGAACCGTACGTGCGCGTCATGGCGACCGGGCGTTCCGACTATCCAAACCAAATTAACAACGTCCTTTGCTTCCCGGGCATTTTCCGCGGCGCGCTGGACTGCCGGGCGCGAGAAATTAATGAGGAAATGAAACTCGCTGCCGCGAAGGCGATCGCCTCGGTCGTCACGGAAGACGAATTGAGCGAATCGTACATCATCCCAAGCGTGTTTAACAGCAAAGTCGTCGAACGCGTCAGACAAGCGGTCGTCGAAGCGGCTTACCGCACCGGCGTTGCCCGGAAAGACAACATTCCAGTTGGCGGGTATACGGGACAGTAA
- the mdtH gene encoding Multidrug resistance protein MdtH: MRIRDWDHNLKVRLYGEALMNTTFWMFFPFMAIYFADSFGKETASMLLIVSQLFSVVANLMGGYCADVFGRKRMMVLSAYGQGAAFFVFALASSPWWSSPLVGFLCFTFAGICVAFYWPASQAMVADIVPEKDRSYVFAVFYTSVNISVVIGPTVGGLFYADHLFWLLLLAACSCLTMAAVLARRLRETALHSAGGRRTVPWLRFWREQIGQYAVIVRDRTFFLFIIAGVLVAQTFMQLDLLLPVYMKETLHKETLWAGWTVDGANAFGLLIAENGLLVALCTVMVTRQMARFSERWAFIGSAVLYGITMWLFSQTSSFFGFAAVMVLFTLAELMTAGLQQSFVSRLAPEDMRGQYFAAASLRFTIGRMVAPLSLAAAEWIGYAWTFVVLGMLALGSAALYAWMFHQARQQTERPDISLSQ, encoded by the coding sequence ATGCGAATACGCGATTGGGATCACAACTTAAAAGTCCGCCTGTATGGCGAGGCGCTGATGAATACGACTTTTTGGATGTTTTTTCCGTTTATGGCCATCTATTTTGCAGACTCGTTTGGCAAAGAAACAGCCAGTATGTTATTGATTGTGTCGCAATTGTTTTCCGTGGTCGCCAATTTGATGGGTGGCTATTGCGCCGATGTGTTCGGGCGCAAGCGAATGATGGTGTTATCCGCTTACGGGCAGGGGGCGGCGTTTTTCGTCTTTGCCTTGGCCAGTTCCCCATGGTGGTCGTCGCCACTTGTCGGTTTTCTTTGTTTTACGTTTGCCGGCATTTGCGTCGCCTTTTATTGGCCGGCGAGCCAGGCGATGGTTGCTGACATCGTGCCAGAAAAAGACCGGAGCTACGTGTTCGCGGTGTTTTATACGTCGGTGAATATTTCGGTCGTGATTGGCCCGACGGTCGGCGGGCTGTTTTATGCTGATCACCTGTTTTGGCTGCTGCTTTTGGCGGCGTGCTCCTGTTTAACGATGGCGGCTGTGTTGGCCAGACGGCTGCGCGAAACAGCCCTGCATTCGGCGGGAGGGCGGCGAACCGTGCCGTGGCTGCGGTTTTGGCGGGAACAAATAGGGCAGTATGCCGTCATTGTCCGCGACCGCACCTTTTTCTTGTTTATTATAGCCGGGGTGCTTGTCGCACAGACGTTTATGCAGCTTGATTTGTTGCTTCCGGTCTATATGAAAGAGACGCTTCATAAAGAAACGTTATGGGCTGGCTGGACGGTGGACGGCGCCAATGCTTTTGGCCTGCTCATTGCGGAAAACGGGCTGCTTGTGGCGCTGTGCACGGTCATGGTGACGCGGCAGATGGCGCGTTTTTCGGAGCGGTGGGCGTTTATCGGCTCGGCTGTTTTATATGGCATCACAATGTGGCTGTTTAGCCAAACATCGTCGTTTTTCGGATTTGCGGCGGTCATGGTGCTGTTCACCTTGGCCGAGCTGATGACGGCCGGTCTGCAGCAGTCATTTGTATCCAGGCTGGCACCTGAAGACATGCGCGGCCAATATTTTGCCGCCGCTAGCCTCCGCTTTACGATCGGGCGGATGGTGGCGCCGCTGTCGCTCGCCGCGGCGGAATGGATCGGCTATGCATGGACGTTTGTTGTCCTTGGGATGCTGGCGCTAGGAAGCGCGGCGCTCTATGCATGGATGTTTCACCAGGCCAGGCAGCAAACAGAGCGGCCGGACATTTCCCTTTCCCAATGA
- a CDS encoding Predicted membrane protein — MKLQRWETNINGGEADNRGGQDGAAVLARYEKRQQKRLLSREKRKKQYRFIGWLLLAVAVAWGAGTLVWSGYGTLKTAASRELAITRLKEAIEDRDAAALQTMLRTIDETVPINEKTLAPLFAYFEQHSEAYEALDQEFDRQREGGHVYIKGLTSRPPVFTIHVFEDRYVFEPALYFLHVRVDDPEASLVVNGVKAEEEATKDPFVKKIGPYLPGAYTVTIVHSNGKKKTIRVELFGGARVHEVDITK, encoded by the coding sequence ATGAAACTGCAACGGTGGGAAACGAACATAAACGGGGGGGAAGCGGACAACCGCGGCGGACAAGACGGCGCGGCGGTGTTGGCGCGTTATGAGAAACGGCAGCAAAAGCGCCTATTGTCCCGGGAAAAGAGAAAAAAACAATACCGTTTCATCGGCTGGCTTCTTTTGGCGGTCGCTGTCGCATGGGGGGCGGGCACGCTCGTTTGGAGCGGGTACGGAACATTAAAGACGGCAGCGAGCCGAGAGTTGGCCATCACGCGGTTGAAAGAAGCGATCGAAGACCGCGATGCGGCTGCCTTGCAAACGATGCTGAGAACGATCGATGAAACGGTGCCCATTAATGAGAAAACGCTCGCGCCGTTATTCGCCTATTTTGAACAGCATTCTGAGGCGTACGAAGCGCTCGATCAGGAGTTCGACCGCCAGCGTGAGGGGGGGCACGTGTATATTAAAGGATTGACGTCCCGCCCGCCGGTGTTTACGATTCATGTGTTTGAGGATCGGTATGTGTTTGAGCCAGCCCTCTATTTTCTCCATGTCCGCGTCGATGATCCGGAGGCGTCGCTTGTCGTCAATGGGGTGAAAGCGGAAGAGGAGGCGACGAAAGACCCATTTGTCAAAAAAATCGGCCCGTATTTGCCGGGCGCGTACACTGTAACCATTGTCCATTCGAATGGGAAAAAGAAAACCATCCGCGTTGAGCTGTTTGGCGGCGCCCGCGTCCATGAGGTCGATATCACGAAATGA
- a CDS encoding 26 kDa periplasmic immunogenic protein precursor: MQSWHRPAPPAASRPTLTITGQGTVIAKPDTVLIAIGVHTEHHNIQEALTDNAKRTNAVIEALKALDIPIEDIETTSFSIRPTYEHHNGTTALSGYEVEHWLEITVRDPKKAGAIYEAAVARGANLARGLEFRLANEQAYYQQALALAVKHAKEKALAIARALSLPLYDTPIELKEQSSPRPAPYNPAVLSISSSAPPVQTQDVVITAVVEAVFAYSFIS, translated from the coding sequence ATGCAGTCATGGCATCGTCCCGCTCCCCCTGCCGCTTCTCGCCCCACACTGACCATCACTGGCCAAGGAACCGTCATCGCCAAACCGGATACCGTCCTCATCGCAATCGGCGTTCATACAGAACATCACAACATCCAAGAAGCCCTGACTGACAATGCCAAACGCACCAATGCCGTCATCGAAGCATTAAAGGCGCTTGACATTCCAATAGAAGACATTGAAACGACATCGTTTTCCATCCGGCCAACATACGAACATCATAACGGAACAACCGCTTTATCTGGCTATGAAGTCGAACATTGGCTGGAAATCACCGTCCGCGATCCTAAAAAAGCCGGCGCCATTTACGAGGCGGCCGTTGCCCGTGGAGCAAACCTCGCCCGCGGCTTGGAATTCCGTCTAGCAAACGAACAAGCCTATTACCAGCAAGCGTTGGCATTGGCCGTGAAACACGCCAAAGAAAAAGCGCTGGCCATCGCCCGCGCTCTCAGCTTGCCTCTTTATGACACGCCGATTGAACTGAAAGAACAGTCATCGCCTCGGCCGGCGCCATACAATCCGGCTGTTCTCAGCATTTCCTCATCAGCGCCGCCTGTACAGACGCAAGATGTTGTCATTACCGCCGTCGTGGAAGCGGTATTTGCTTATTCGTTCATTTCGTGA
- a CDS encoding 5-bromo-4-chloroindolyl phosphate hydrolysis protein codes for MKQLLRTIWRWFVSWNVGIIVAVMVFIAADFHVLPSLLSGMGAMWGVSAVMKRRHRRLAADVPTEEQAYVRSQLGEARALWKRLRRARYRLRSVAMWQTVSRLSAIVDRIIRAVEQQPHQLRLAQPFFLNEWPTAVEMVEKYVYLSQQPEQNAEMAAALQQTERLLGELTEAAERQLLEVLSNDVWSLQTEAKMLEQSLHQSSARLHLPLSKKGE; via the coding sequence ATGAAGCAACTGCTTCGCACGATATGGCGCTGGTTCGTTTCATGGAACGTTGGGATCATCGTTGCAGTTATGGTATTTATTGCCGCCGATTTTCACGTCTTGCCCTCGCTTTTATCAGGAATGGGAGCGATGTGGGGGGTGTCCGCTGTGATGAAAAGGCGGCATCGCCGTTTGGCAGCTGACGTACCGACCGAGGAGCAGGCATACGTTCGCAGCCAGCTTGGCGAGGCGCGCGCGTTATGGAAGCGGCTGCGCCGGGCCCGCTATCGGCTTCGTTCGGTGGCGATGTGGCAAACCGTTTCCCGATTGAGTGCCATCGTCGATCGGATCATTCGCGCGGTCGAGCAGCAGCCGCACCAGCTTCGCCTCGCCCAGCCGTTTTTCTTAAATGAGTGGCCGACGGCGGTGGAAATGGTGGAAAAATACGTATACTTGTCGCAGCAGCCGGAGCAAAATGCGGAAATGGCCGCGGCGCTGCAACAAACGGAGCGGTTGCTTGGCGAGCTGACCGAAGCGGCGGAGCGGCAGCTGCTCGAAGTGTTATCAAACGACGTTTGGTCGCTGCAAACCGAAGCAAAAATGCTTGAGCAGTCGTTGCATCAATCATCGGCCCGGCTTCATTTGCCGTTGTCAAAGAAAGGAGAATGA
- a CDS encoding TelA-like protein SA1238: MDERNHEMESLEQLHERKRTSMLDDLLAQPFSPPAAPQLEEGETTANALDALKPEHREKALALARQIDPANHQAILQYGVAAQAELSKFSHTILHHVQTKDAGPVGEVISELMAKIKEVNPDDLMPAKKGFLSRLFGTVAKPLQGMVAKYQKIGVEIDKIADQLEKHRHLLFRDIMMLETLYEKNKEYFEALNIYIAAAEYKLEELRTKTIPEKQAAAERSGDQMAWQEVQDLRQFADRLEKRVHDLKLSRQVTIQTAPQIRMIQHMNETLVERIQSSILNAIPLWKNQVVIALTLFRQQKAAEAQKQVAETTNELLLRNSELLKTNSIAIAKENERGLVDIETLKRTQENLIATLEETLKIQAEGRLKRQQAERELAAMEAELKQTLLSLKRPER; the protein is encoded by the coding sequence GTGGACGAACGGAATCATGAGATGGAGTCACTCGAACAGCTTCATGAACGGAAACGGACAAGCATGCTTGACGATCTGCTGGCCCAGCCGTTTTCCCCGCCGGCCGCCCCCCAGCTTGAAGAGGGGGAAACGACGGCTAACGCGCTCGATGCGCTCAAACCGGAGCATCGGGAAAAAGCATTGGCGCTGGCCCGACAAATCGATCCGGCCAACCACCAGGCCATTTTGCAATACGGTGTGGCGGCACAAGCGGAACTGTCGAAGTTTTCCCATACGATTTTGCATCATGTGCAGACGAAAGACGCCGGCCCGGTCGGTGAAGTGATCAGCGAGCTTATGGCGAAAATTAAGGAAGTCAATCCCGATGATTTAATGCCGGCGAAAAAAGGGTTTTTGTCCCGCTTGTTTGGCACAGTGGCCAAGCCGCTGCAAGGGATGGTGGCGAAATATCAAAAAATCGGCGTTGAAATCGACAAAATCGCCGACCAGCTGGAAAAACACCGGCATTTGTTGTTTCGCGACATCATGATGCTCGAGACGCTTTACGAGAAAAATAAAGAGTATTTTGAGGCGCTCAATATTTATATTGCGGCCGCGGAATACAAGCTGGAGGAGCTGCGGACGAAAACGATCCCGGAAAAGCAAGCGGCCGCCGAGCGCTCCGGCGACCAAATGGCTTGGCAAGAGGTGCAAGATTTGCGCCAGTTTGCCGACCGGCTGGAAAAGCGGGTGCACGACTTAAAGCTCAGCCGGCAAGTGACGATCCAGACCGCGCCGCAAATCCGCATGATTCAGCATATGAACGAGACGCTCGTCGAGCGCATCCAGTCATCGATTTTAAACGCGATTCCGCTTTGGAAAAACCAAGTCGTCATCGCGTTGACGCTGTTTCGACAACAAAAAGCGGCGGAGGCGCAAAAACAAGTTGCTGAAACGACGAATGAGCTGCTGTTGCGCAACTCCGAGCTGTTAAAAACGAACAGCATCGCAATCGCCAAGGAAAATGAGCGCGGCTTGGTCGACATCGAAACGCTGAAGCGGACGCAAGAAAACTTGATCGCCACACTTGAGGAGACGTTGAAAATTCAAGCGGAAGGCCGTTTGAAACGGCAGCAGGCCGAACGCGAACTGGCGGCCATGGAAGCGGAACTGAAACAGACGCTTCTGTCTTTGAAGCGGCCGGAGCGTTAG
- a CDS encoding Protein of uncharacterised function (DUF2512) encodes MRHLLALALKYLLTATVMFAILPLFLRISSAELLWFSLWLTLVAYALGDLYVLPRLGNVSATIADFGLVFVATWIGVGAFYDGAGGAMINAAFFSALLAALGELLFHGYVLRFVIGQHGEEGVPLIGRQWQTEAAEEFDIRTARPDGREDERVDDEDRPKQEPPNPPIL; translated from the coding sequence ATGAGACATTTGCTCGCATTGGCGCTGAAGTATTTGCTGACGGCTACCGTGATGTTCGCCATTTTGCCGTTGTTTTTGCGCATATCGTCCGCGGAACTATTATGGTTCAGCCTTTGGCTGACGCTAGTCGCCTACGCGCTCGGCGATTTGTATGTCTTGCCGCGCCTCGGCAACGTCTCGGCGACGATCGCCGATTTCGGCCTAGTGTTTGTCGCTACTTGGATCGGCGTTGGCGCGTTTTATGACGGTGCAGGGGGTGCTATGATCAATGCGGCCTTTTTCTCGGCCTTGCTTGCCGCATTAGGGGAGCTGTTGTTCCATGGCTATGTGTTGCGTTTTGTCATCGGCCAACATGGCGAGGAAGGGGTGCCGCTGATCGGCCGCCAGTGGCAGACGGAAGCGGCGGAAGAGTTTGACATCCGCACCGCCCGCCCCGATGGCCGCGAAGACGAACGGGTGGACGACGAAGACCGGCCGAAGCAAGAACCGCCCAACCCCCCGATTTTGTAG
- a CDS encoding Transposase DDE domain — protein sequence MKHDHISFKEYTMDNLSLPSNIADLIPRDNMAHVVHEMVERIPMETFLAYYKGGGASAYHPKMMTKILLYAYTQKMYHGREIARQLEVHLPLMWLSGFQKPDFRSINRFRSERMKDLIDDLFREMITLLVADGYVKMEDYFVDGTKIEANANRYTFVWRKSAEKYQEKLQANVDRLIAQIEAIVEEEKAEDIDPSPAFTSEEIRKKTEEWEKRLEAEPDNQPLKKAIKKMKEDYLPRSEKYEHQLHVCGDRNSYSKTDVDATFMRLKEDHMRNGQLKPAYNVQVGSSGQFILGYSLHQRPGDTRCLLPHLETVREKYGVEPERLIADAAYGSEENYVKLEEKHISALIKYHTYEKENTRKVKKNPHHQQNWTYVEEEDVWICANGKKLVRTGTSKQTTESGYTSVTRHYQCHECEGCPFRSACTTSKYGRTTQWNPVYHEQKQKARERLESEEGQARYRQRQTDIESVFGQIKQNRGFRRFVLRGLQKVSIEWGLVCAAHNLLKKAARDKQLSLVA from the coding sequence ATGAAACATGATCATATTTCCTTTAAAGAGTATACCATGGACAACCTCTCTTTGCCAAGCAACATCGCCGATCTCATTCCACGGGATAACATGGCCCACGTGGTTCATGAGATGGTTGAACGCATCCCGATGGAGACGTTTCTTGCTTACTACAAAGGAGGGGGCGCCTCCGCCTATCATCCGAAAATGATGACCAAAATTCTCCTTTACGCTTACACCCAAAAAATGTATCATGGCCGTGAGATTGCACGGCAGCTCGAAGTCCACCTTCCCCTCATGTGGCTAAGTGGATTTCAAAAGCCGGACTTCCGCTCCATCAATCGGTTTCGTTCGGAGCGGATGAAAGACCTGATTGACGACCTGTTCCGGGAAATGATCACGCTGCTCGTGGCCGACGGCTATGTCAAGATGGAAGATTATTTTGTGGATGGAACGAAAATTGAAGCGAATGCCAACCGGTACACCTTCGTTTGGCGCAAATCGGCTGAGAAGTACCAGGAGAAACTCCAAGCCAATGTCGATCGGCTGATTGCCCAGATCGAGGCGATCGTGGAAGAAGAAAAGGCGGAAGACATCGACCCTTCGCCGGCCTTTACGTCAGAAGAAATCCGAAAGAAAACCGAGGAGTGGGAAAAACGGTTGGAGGCCGAGCCGGACAACCAACCGTTGAAGAAGGCCATCAAGAAGATGAAGGAGGACTACTTGCCCCGCAGTGAAAAGTATGAACACCAACTCCATGTATGCGGGGATCGCAACAGCTATTCCAAGACCGATGTGGATGCCACCTTCATGCGGTTGAAGGAGGATCACATGCGAAACGGCCAGCTCAAGCCGGCCTATAACGTACAGGTGGGTTCTTCCGGCCAATTTATTTTGGGGTATTCCCTTCATCAGAGGCCGGGCGACACTCGTTGTCTTCTCCCGCATTTGGAGACCGTTCGAGAGAAGTACGGCGTGGAACCCGAACGTTTGATCGCTGACGCGGCTTATGGCTCGGAAGAGAACTACGTGAAGCTGGAAGAGAAGCACATATCGGCCTTGATCAAGTACCATACGTATGAGAAGGAGAACACGCGCAAGGTCAAGAAAAATCCGCATCATCAGCAGAATTGGACCTATGTGGAAGAAGAAGACGTTTGGATTTGCGCCAATGGGAAAAAGCTGGTTCGCACCGGAACTTCGAAACAGACCACGGAATCAGGATACACCTCGGTCACCCGACACTACCAATGCCATGAATGCGAAGGATGTCCGTTCCGTTCGGCCTGCACGACTTCCAAGTATGGACGAACCACGCAATGGAACCCCGTCTATCATGAACAAAAACAGAAAGCCCGCGAACGGTTGGAGAGTGAAGAAGGGCAAGCCCGATACCGCCAACGCCAAACCGACATTGAGAGTGTATTTGGGCAAATCAAACAAAATCGCGGGTTTCGTCGCTTTGTCCTGCGAGGCCTCCAAAAAGTTTCCATCGAATGGGGGCTGGTTTGTGCTGCCCACAATCTTCTCAAAAAAGCCGCTAGGGACAAGCAATTGTCCTTGGTGGCGTAA
- a CDS encoding Predicted metallopeptidase (DUF2201), which produces MRWQRALLALLKERKDHSIALAIDTSNRPARPMLIQNIVKLFEKLRPDTLLVQADFKIRDVSPVGVATIKYFKHGKSSYTEVLEWAAAQKIDTLFYITDVTGYFYEELEVDYEVFWLVPDDYMPRVPFGKPIRVA; this is translated from the coding sequence GTGAGATGGCAGCGGGCTTTATTGGCGTTGCTCAAAGAGCGGAAAGACCATTCCATCGCGTTGGCGATCGACACATCAAACCGTCCGGCGCGGCCAATGCTCATTCAAAACATTGTCAAGCTGTTTGAAAAGCTGCGCCCGGACACGCTGCTCGTCCAAGCGGATTTTAAAATTCGCGATGTCTCTCCGGTTGGCGTGGCGACGATTAAATATTTCAAGCACGGGAAATCGTCGTACACCGAAGTGCTGGAATGGGCCGCTGCGCAAAAAATCGATACGTTGTTTTACATCACCGATGTAACCGGCTATTTTTATGAAGAACTCGAAGTCGACTATGAAGTGTTTTGGCTTGTGCCGGACGATTACATGCCGCGCGTGCCGTTTGGCAAGCCCATTCGTGTGGCGTAA